One genomic window of Enoplosus armatus isolate fEnoArm2 chromosome 19, fEnoArm2.hap1, whole genome shotgun sequence includes the following:
- the ptrhd1 gene encoding putative peptidyl-tRNA hydrolase PTRHD1 — protein sequence MAATGAGSPGRLVQYVVVRSDLVHKLSWPLGAVITQACHAATAAIHLHYGDPDTQRYLAELDSMHKVVLGAPDEAALSSLSENLTQAGVAHKLWIEQPENIPTCLALKPCPKESVQPLLRKFKLFK from the exons ATGGCAGCCACGGGAGCCGGGTCCCCTGGCCGGTTGGTGCAGTATGTTGTTGTCCGGTCAGATTTGGTCCACAAGCTGTCCTGGCCCCTGGGGGCCGTTATAACTCAGGCCTGTCATGCCGCTACCGCCGCCATTCACCTTCACTACGGAGACCCGGACACACAGCGGTACCTGGCAGAGCTGGACTCCATGCATAAAGTGGTGCTGGGG GCTCCAGACGAGGCCGCCCTCTCCAGTCTATCGGAGAATCTGACGCAGGCCGGCGTGGCCCACAAGCTCTGGATCGAGCAACCTGAGAACATCCCCACCTGCTTGGCCCTGAAGCCGTGTCCAAAAGAGAGTGTCCAGCCGCTGCTGCGCAAGTTCAAACTCTTCAAATGA